The Halarsenatibacter silvermanii genome includes a region encoding these proteins:
- a CDS encoding xylulokinase: MIIGGGDAPLTALASGVTDSDTAGISLGTAGQIIMPMDSFEVEADLRLHTMAFARPGQWFIMGAVLAAGYNLRWLLENIIKTEQKDGDFLKSREDAVREIPPGSQGLIYLPYILGERSPINDPQASASFWGLKDFHEQQHLLRAVMEGVAMAMRWNLSLMRATAGEPEKIYLSGGGARSEVWPQILADILKIPVYSCDRLRGPAYGAALLAGESAGLINGVKKALEQNRKNYKCFQPADENSSLYGEMFEIYQDLYRDNRDKMHRLNDLRRSLD; this comes from the coding sequence GTGATTATCGGCGGAGGTGATGCTCCTCTGACAGCTCTGGCCAGCGGCGTTACCGACAGCGATACAGCCGGAATTTCCCTGGGAACCGCCGGACAGATTATTATGCCGATGGACAGCTTCGAAGTAGAGGCTGATCTTCGCCTGCACACTATGGCTTTTGCCCGTCCAGGACAGTGGTTTATAATGGGAGCTGTGCTGGCTGCGGGTTATAATCTCAGATGGCTGCTGGAAAATATTATTAAAACCGAGCAAAAGGACGGAGACTTTCTCAAATCCCGGGAAGATGCCGTCAGAGAAATTCCACCGGGCAGCCAGGGACTTATTTATCTCCCCTATATTCTGGGAGAAAGATCGCCTATCAACGACCCCCAGGCCTCGGCTTCCTTCTGGGGACTTAAAGATTTTCATGAACAGCAGCATCTGCTGCGGGCCGTCATGGAAGGGGTGGCGATGGCTATGCGGTGGAATCTTTCTCTCATGCGCGCGACAGCCGGCGAGCCGGAAAAAATTTATCTCAGCGGTGGAGGGGCCCGCAGTGAAGTTTGGCCGCAAATACTGGCCGATATTCTAAAAATTCCCGTTTACAGCTGCGACAGGCTCCGGGGACCGGCCTACGGGGCAGCTCTTTTGGCCGGTGAGTCGGCCGGATTGATAAACGGAGTAAAAAAAGCGCTGGAACAAAACCGCAAAAATTATAAATGCTTTCAACCTGCAGATGAAAATTCATCGCTTTACGGGGAAATGTTCGAAATCTACCAGGATCTCTACCGGGATAACCGCGATAAAATGCACAGGCTGAATGATCTGCGCCGCAGCCTGGATTGA
- a CDS encoding ABC transporter ATP-binding protein, whose translation MTLVKLISVEKIYRQGKVEVPALRGVDLEITRGEFTTVFGPSGSGKTTLLNLIGALDRVTSGSIIFESQKLENLDKNDLALFRRREIGFIFQSYNLIPVFSARENVEFALRIAGGEKSREKAMKLLEDVGLKGMEERKPSELSGGQKQRVAVARALIKQPGLVLADEPTANLDSETGREVLDMMLDMNETLNTTFLFSTHDPMVMDYARRLLELKDGRVVQDKKRGF comes from the coding sequence ATGACGCTGGTAAAGCTTATATCCGTGGAGAAAATTTATAGACAGGGAAAAGTGGAGGTTCCGGCTCTGCGCGGTGTCGACCTGGAGATTACCCGCGGGGAATTCACCACGGTTTTTGGTCCTTCGGGTTCAGGTAAAACAACCCTTTTAAATCTCATCGGGGCGCTGGATAGGGTTACTTCTGGCAGCATTATTTTTGAAAGCCAAAAGCTCGAAAATCTTGATAAAAACGACCTGGCCCTTTTCAGAAGGCGCGAGATAGGTTTTATCTTTCAGAGCTATAATTTGATACCGGTCTTTTCTGCTAGAGAAAACGTCGAATTTGCCCTGCGCATAGCAGGCGGAGAAAAAAGCAGAGAAAAAGCCATGAAACTGCTGGAAGATGTCGGTTTAAAGGGGATGGAGGAGAGAAAGCCGTCTGAACTTTCGGGAGGACAGAAACAGCGGGTTGCTGTTGCCCGGGCGCTGATCAAACAACCCGGCCTGGTGCTGGCCGATGAGCCTACTGCCAATCTGGATTCTGAAACAGGCCGGGAGGTCCTGGATATGATGCTCGATATGAATGAGACGCTGAATACCACCTTTCTTTTTTCCACTCACGATCCAATGGTGATGGATTACGCACGGAGATTGCTCGAACTCAAAGACGGCCGCGTCGTTCAGGACAAAAAGAGGGGATTTTGA
- a CDS encoding methyl-accepting chemotaxis protein codes for MSLLESFIDVAPYLNELVTRDTAVAVTNRNEYLCYESGEKLDHGVSAGKELKEGSLVVRAMQQREVVSDRVEDEELFGVKYIGVARPVQNESGEVIGAVFLGESTDRQDHLKEIAGEVKESVSDLRKASEEISAQAEELSASINELDDLAGETDEEMESVEKVINMVRDIASQTNLLGLNAQIEAARVGEEGRGFEVVAQEIRELSEQTENSLGEIMEIMGKIEELSGSIKDVTEDVQQIADSQAAYLEETSASTQELDDMASTLNDMAKMIDSRND; via the coding sequence ATGAGTCTGCTGGAGAGTTTTATCGATGTGGCGCCGTATCTGAATGAACTGGTTACCCGTGATACGGCTGTGGCAGTTACCAATAGAAATGAGTATCTCTGTTATGAATCTGGAGAAAAGCTCGATCACGGCGTCTCAGCCGGAAAAGAGCTCAAAGAAGGCTCGCTGGTGGTCAGAGCGATGCAGCAGAGGGAAGTAGTTTCTGACCGGGTAGAAGACGAAGAGTTGTTCGGAGTAAAATATATCGGTGTGGCCCGGCCGGTGCAGAATGAATCGGGTGAGGTGATCGGAGCTGTATTTCTGGGCGAAAGCACCGACAGGCAGGACCACCTTAAGGAGATAGCCGGCGAAGTAAAGGAAAGCGTCAGTGATTTGAGGAAGGCTTCCGAAGAAATTTCCGCCCAGGCAGAGGAGCTGTCTGCCTCGATAAATGAACTGGATGATCTGGCAGGAGAGACAGATGAGGAGATGGAGAGCGTAGAAAAGGTCATAAATATGGTCAGAGATATTGCCTCGCAGACCAATCTTCTCGGGCTTAACGCCCAGATAGAAGCGGCCAGAGTAGGGGAAGAAGGAAGAGGTTTTGAAGTCGTGGCTCAGGAGATCAGAGAACTTTCCGAGCAGACCGAAAATTCGCTGGGTGAGATTATGGAAATAATGGGTAAGATAGAGGAACTCAGCGGCAGCATAAAGGATGTTACAGAGGATGTTCAGCAAATAGCCGACAGCCAGGCCGCCTATCTCGAAGAAACTTCAGCCTCCACTCAGGAGCTGGACGATATGGCCTCGACCCTCAATGATATGGCCAAGATGATAGATAGCAGGAATGATTAA
- a CDS encoding outer membrane lipoprotein-sorting protein — protein MTLSTELLKNLRGLLICFLAAMILIFSAFFAPEIYGENNNLEREAAGEEKVELTGEEIMDRVDDNQFMAEARYEAEMVIVSGRRETKKELITHLKSDGERTDALAEFVNPRDRGTRYLLLDEDMWMYYPDAEDLVRISGHMLEQGMMGSDFSYQDVLEMEKLTDLYDFELEGRDFLFERPVYVIKAAAAEGEEPAYHTRRLWVDSERFVILKEHMYAREGRLLKEMITKKVEEVEEGRFMPVEMVMEDKLRQDTETVYRITELDLGYRVPEGMLTLDELQ, from the coding sequence ATGACTCTGTCGACTGAGCTTTTGAAAAATTTGCGAGGGCTTTTGATCTGCTTTCTGGCGGCGATGATTCTGATTTTCTCAGCTTTTTTTGCTCCTGAAATTTATGGAGAAAATAACAATCTGGAGAGGGAGGCGGCCGGGGAAGAGAAAGTTGAATTGACCGGCGAGGAGATAATGGATAGGGTGGATGATAACCAGTTTATGGCTGAGGCCAGATATGAAGCTGAGATGGTAATTGTTTCGGGGAGAAGAGAGACAAAAAAAGAACTGATAACTCATCTCAAAAGCGACGGAGAGAGGACCGATGCCCTGGCGGAATTTGTTAATCCTCGCGATCGAGGCACCAGATATCTACTGCTCGATGAGGATATGTGGATGTATTATCCTGATGCGGAGGACCTGGTGAGGATATCCGGTCATATGCTGGAACAGGGCATGATGGGCAGTGATTTTTCCTATCAGGATGTTCTGGAGATGGAAAAATTGACTGACCTTTACGACTTTGAGCTGGAGGGAAGAGATTTTCTTTTTGAACGCCCTGTGTATGTCATCAAAGCGGCGGCGGCCGAAGGGGAGGAGCCAGCCTATCACACCCGCAGGCTCTGGGTCGACAGCGAAAGATTTGTGATTTTGAAGGAGCATATGTATGCCCGGGAGGGACGTCTTTTAAAAGAGATGATCACAAAAAAAGTGGAAGAAGTGGAAGAAGGGCGGTTTATGCCGGTTGAGATGGTGATGGAGGACAAATTAAGGCAGGATACCGAAACCGTCTACAGAATAACCGAGCTGGATCTCGGTTACAGGGTTCCTGAAGGCATGTTGACGCTGGATGAGCTGCAGTGA
- a CDS encoding ABC transporter permease yields MMLMLYFAGLAARNLKRNLIRTAIAIAAVAAVVAIVVFGRGLMVGFTESSFRMYIDNELGHVRLLNQDYAGREILLSLEHTITGPLELDLAEFLLELEELEETRHILPRIRFGAAASVDDDLIRMIGVGVDFERESAQGALIDNIEEGRKPEKNGEIIIGRDLAEKLGAERGSRVTFIFSDAFQSVRARTFEIVGLRRTGASDIDERFFYLSLAEVQRMLDLEGEVTEIMVFAEDAGRAEKLSQSLDSWLAGLELDRYKSVAWNRADPFVEIMLEYDNLMNFVYVLFILMGAVVVITTLFMIIRERKEEIGMMAALGLRERDIMTIFTLEGAFIGLTGSLLGTSLGGFINFYLSRQGLQAEALTDLIDGIDLMMEPIIYTSYNLENLLFSFALGSIITILASLYPAFRAARLDPVEALQRDR; encoded by the coding sequence ATGATGTTGATGCTTTATTTTGCCGGTCTGGCGGCCCGCAATTTAAAAAGAAATTTGATCAGAACTGCCATAGCCATAGCTGCGGTGGCGGCGGTTGTCGCCATAGTTGTATTTGGGCGGGGATTGATGGTGGGATTTACCGAGAGCTCCTTTCGCATGTATATCGACAATGAGCTCGGTCACGTGCGGCTGCTCAATCAGGATTATGCCGGTCGGGAGATTTTGCTTTCGCTCGAGCACACAATCACCGGTCCTCTGGAGTTAGATTTAGCAGAATTTCTGCTCGAACTCGAGGAGCTGGAGGAGACCAGGCATATTCTCCCGCGGATCAGATTCGGGGCTGCAGCCAGCGTGGATGATGATCTCATCAGAATGATCGGTGTCGGTGTTGATTTCGAACGGGAATCAGCTCAGGGAGCACTGATCGATAATATAGAGGAAGGGCGGAAGCCAGAAAAGAATGGTGAGATTATCATCGGCAGGGATCTGGCTGAAAAGCTGGGAGCTGAAAGGGGGAGCCGGGTTACCTTTATTTTTTCCGATGCGTTTCAATCCGTGCGCGCGCGAACATTCGAGATCGTCGGCTTAAGAAGAACCGGCGCGAGCGATATTGACGAACGCTTTTTTTATCTTTCCCTGGCCGAGGTTCAGCGTATGCTCGATCTCGAAGGGGAGGTCACCGAGATCATGGTTTTCGCTGAAGACGCCGGCCGCGCTGAAAAATTAAGCCAGTCGCTCGACAGCTGGCTTGCGGGTTTAGAACTCGACCGATATAAATCGGTGGCCTGGAACCGCGCCGATCCTTTTGTGGAGATCATGCTCGAGTACGACAATCTGATGAATTTTGTTTATGTTCTCTTTATTTTAATGGGGGCTGTGGTGGTGATCACCACTCTTTTTATGATAATCAGGGAACGCAAAGAGGAGATAGGTATGATGGCTGCTCTGGGGCTGAGAGAGCGCGATATAATGACGATTTTCACGCTGGAAGGTGCTTTCATCGGGTTGACAGGCAGTCTGCTGGGAACTTCACTGGGCGGATTTATTAATTTTTATCTTTCGCGCCAGGGGCTGCAGGCTGAAGCACTCACAGATCTCATCGACGGAATAGATCTGATGATGGAGCCGATAATTTATACTTCCTATAATCTGGAAAATCTGCTTTTTAGTTTTGCGCTGGGCTCAATAATAACGATTTTAGCCTCGCTTTATCCTGCTTTCAGGGCTGCTCGACTGGATCCTGTCGAGGCCTTGCAAAGGGATAGATAG
- a CDS encoding DUF47 domain-containing protein codes for MSRLWGDFNRIESNFDDLMEKVGDCMSCSFQAMLSYLEEGETDRVRKLNKSVQTSETEADSIRREIVNDIISGSLMPNTRIDMLNLIEAIDDIADHTEDMLDEIIFLHLDFCCLDEEKLQKMTELIEDQYEKMTRGVGVLFEDMTRAIVYAGELEEIESKVDAIEEEITRAVGRTENISAGEKMAHHSLIKNVSDTADIIENVGDNMETIVSVRKG; via the coding sequence ATGAGCAGATTATGGGGAGATTTTAACAGGATAGAGTCAAATTTCGACGATCTCATGGAAAAAGTTGGCGACTGCATGAGCTGTTCTTTTCAGGCTATGCTGTCCTATCTCGAAGAGGGAGAGACCGATAGAGTTCGCAAACTCAATAAAAGTGTACAGACAAGCGAGACGGAAGCAGACAGCATCCGGCGTGAAATAGTCAACGATATTATCAGCGGCTCGCTGATGCCCAATACCCGCATAGACATGCTCAATCTCATAGAGGCTATTGATGATATAGCCGATCATACCGAGGATATGCTGGATGAAATTATATTTCTTCACCTCGATTTTTGCTGTTTGGACGAAGAGAAACTTCAGAAGATGACGGAACTGATAGAAGATCAGTATGAAAAGATGACCAGAGGAGTTGGAGTTCTTTTTGAAGATATGACCAGGGCAATCGTTTATGCCGGGGAGCTGGAGGAAATAGAATCGAAGGTGGATGCTATCGAGGAGGAAATCACCAGAGCAGTAGGAAGAACAGAAAACATCAGTGCTGGAGAAAAGATGGCTCACCACAGCCTGATAAAAAACGTCTCGGACACCGCCGACATCATCGAAAACGTCGGCGATAACATGGAAACGATCGTCTCGGTCAGGAAGGGCTGA
- the nagA gene encoding N-acetylglucosamine-6-phosphate deacetylase, which produces MTKKILRDINVVGPQNIYKNSRVVIKNDRIVSIEQVDFSSEDQQADVFEFAGNYYALPGFIDIHIHGAAGSDITDGTPADWQNISRFKLSQGTTGYLGTILTSPRSKTLKLCRNLADFFQSGQNQNLIGVHMEGPFINREKKGAQNENFIRPTDVEELQKWHQLLGKNLKLISLAPELEGSLEVIEYAVSNSIVVGAVHSAASYERMQEAFSAGLKLGAHLFNGMEGFHHRRPGIVGAFLEAENRYVELIADGIHLHPAVIKFVLKSRHYKNTVLITDAMRACGKPDGSYDLGGRKVVIKEGVARTQEGNLAGSTLTMNQALKNIISFADLDLTEACKLVSTEPASLLGLKDRGRLMPGNRADIAVLDENLDVRMTFLGGRPVYDDLS; this is translated from the coding sequence ATGACTAAAAAAATTCTCAGGGATATAAATGTGGTAGGCCCCCAAAATATTTATAAGAATTCCCGGGTTGTTATCAAAAATGATAGAATCGTCTCCATTGAACAGGTTGATTTTAGCTCTGAAGATCAGCAGGCCGATGTCTTTGAATTCGCCGGAAATTATTACGCCCTGCCCGGATTTATCGACATTCATATCCACGGTGCCGCCGGCAGCGATATTACCGACGGAACTCCTGCAGACTGGCAGAATATTTCCCGGTTCAAGCTTAGTCAGGGAACAACCGGATATCTGGGAACTATCCTGACCAGCCCCAGAAGCAAAACTCTCAAACTGTGCCGAAACCTGGCCGATTTCTTCCAATCCGGCCAGAATCAGAATCTTATCGGAGTGCATATGGAAGGCCCTTTTATAAACCGGGAAAAGAAAGGCGCTCAGAATGAAAATTTCATCAGGCCGACGGATGTTGAGGAATTACAGAAATGGCATCAGCTGCTCGGGAAAAACCTCAAACTAATTTCTCTGGCACCCGAGCTCGAGGGCAGCCTGGAAGTGATAGAATATGCCGTCAGCAATTCGATCGTGGTCGGAGCTGTTCATTCAGCAGCTTCCTATGAAAGGATGCAGGAAGCTTTCTCAGCCGGTCTCAAATTAGGAGCCCATCTCTTCAATGGCATGGAAGGTTTTCATCACCGCCGGCCCGGAATAGTGGGAGCTTTTCTGGAAGCTGAAAACCGCTATGTCGAACTTATAGCGGACGGGATTCATCTGCATCCAGCTGTGATCAAATTTGTTCTCAAGAGCCGCCATTATAAAAATACTGTCCTCATAACCGATGCCATGCGCGCCTGCGGTAAGCCGGACGGAAGTTATGATCTCGGCGGCCGCAAAGTGGTAATAAAAGAGGGAGTGGCCCGAACTCAGGAGGGCAATCTGGCCGGCAGCACTCTGACCATGAACCAGGCTCTCAAAAATATAATTTCATTCGCCGATCTCGACCTGACCGAGGCCTGCAAACTGGTAAGCACCGAACCGGCCAGCCTGCTCGGTCTGAAGGATAGAGGTCGTCTCATGCCCGGAAATAGAGCCGATATAGCGGTTCTCGATGAAAATTTAGATGTTAGAATGACATTTCTGGGAGGTCGCCCTGTATATGATGATCTCTCGTGA
- a CDS encoding ABC transporter permease → MYPLRLAFRNLFRRKQRTLLASGVLALAVFIFLVIDSFMLGMMELSFGNLIDFETAHLQLARKDFFEEEEYLSLDEVFVFDRKMRDELAREKAVESFTPLIEFQAEIIAGREDFPVRTTAVEPDSFSEVMRVPEYLVEGEFLKPGDRGAVIGSDLAELMNLEKGDIYTLHFRDAAGAYNVMQGEVRGIISTPSPRLNRNTVLVSREYGKTAAGVADKAVSQVKVRLSDRELAEAAARRLDKNMGAEISARYYRETSDILEAMESWIRLENFVILGLILVVGAIGIVNVVVLSALERMEEIGLMKAMGLSEKQIVGVFAMEAAGIGIIGGILGCVSGAAAVALLAEFGLDLEIFYGEGVHGLGIPVLERLYGVWNPRAFIFVFIFVVLLAVVISLIPSIWAARQDPIEAIRGG, encoded by the coding sequence ATGTATCCGCTGCGTCTGGCCTTTCGTAACCTTTTTCGCCGGAAACAGAGAACTCTTTTAGCTTCCGGAGTTCTGGCTTTAGCCGTCTTTATTTTTTTGGTCATCGATTCTTTTATGCTGGGAATGATGGAACTTTCTTTCGGCAATCTTATCGATTTTGAGACGGCTCACCTGCAGCTGGCCCGGAAGGATTTTTTTGAAGAGGAAGAATATCTTTCTCTCGATGAAGTGTTTGTATTTGATCGGAAAATGAGGGATGAACTTGCACGGGAAAAAGCGGTCGAATCTTTCACCCCGCTGATTGAGTTTCAGGCCGAAATAATAGCCGGCCGGGAGGACTTTCCGGTCAGAACCACAGCTGTGGAACCGGATAGTTTTAGTGAGGTGATGCGGGTGCCGGAATATCTGGTGGAAGGAGAATTCCTCAAACCTGGCGATAGAGGTGCAGTAATCGGCAGCGATCTGGCAGAGCTAATGAACCTGGAAAAGGGGGATATTTATACCCTTCATTTTCGAGATGCAGCCGGAGCTTATAATGTCATGCAGGGTGAAGTGCGGGGCATAATTTCCACCCCCTCTCCCCGCCTCAATCGAAATACCGTGCTGGTTTCACGCGAATACGGAAAAACGGCGGCAGGAGTGGCAGACAAAGCCGTCAGTCAGGTCAAGGTACGGCTCAGCGATAGAGAACTGGCGGAAGCAGCTGCCCGTCGGCTTGATAAAAATATGGGGGCAGAAATTTCAGCCAGATATTACCGTGAAACTTCGGATATTCTCGAAGCAATGGAGAGCTGGATAAGGCTGGAAAACTTCGTTATTCTGGGCCTTATCCTGGTGGTGGGGGCGATAGGTATCGTCAATGTTGTGGTGCTTTCAGCTTTAGAACGCATGGAGGAGATAGGATTGATGAAGGCCATGGGACTTTCCGAAAAGCAGATTGTAGGAGTTTTTGCCATGGAAGCAGCAGGCATAGGAATTATCGGAGGCATACTGGGCTGTGTCTCCGGGGCGGCTGCAGTGGCCTTGCTGGCTGAATTCGGCCTCGATCTGGAAATTTTCTACGGTGAAGGAGTCCATGGTCTGGGTATACCGGTTTTGGAAAGGCTTTATGGGGTGTGGAATCCACGGGCATTTATCTTTGTATTTATATTCGTCGTGCTGCTGGCTGTTGTGATCAGCTTAATTCCTTCGATCTGGGCAGCAAGACAGGATCCCATAGAAGCAATTCGTGGAGGATGA
- a CDS encoding flavodoxin family protein, translated as MSSVAVIYFSKTGNTEAMAEAVRAGMEEYEGDVEVELASVAEFDPADLTEYEGIILGSPTYYGIVAAPMKEFLDESISVHGDLSGKYGAAFASCGIEGGGSETTCLTLVKAMMVHGMTVKGFHDIGHYGPVSVGEPGADKKEECRQVGREIATIVAED; from the coding sequence ATGAGCAGTGTGGCTGTAATTTATTTCAGCAAAACCGGCAACACCGAAGCCATGGCCGAAGCCGTCCGCGCCGGCATGGAAGAATATGAAGGCGATGTGGAGGTTGAACTCGCCTCAGTCGCTGAATTCGACCCTGCCGATCTGACCGAGTACGAGGGTATAATTTTAGGTTCTCCAACCTACTATGGCATTGTTGCCGCCCCCATGAAAGAATTTCTCGATGAAAGCATAAGTGTGCACGGCGACCTGTCCGGCAAATATGGAGCTGCTTTCGCTTCCTGCGGCATTGAAGGGGGAGGTTCGGAGACCACCTGCCTCACCCTTGTCAAAGCTATGATGGTTCACGGCATGACAGTGAAAGGATTCCACGATATCGGTCATTACGGGCCGGTCAGTGTGGGCGAACCCGGCGCCGACAAAAAAGAGGAATGCAGACAGGTTGGAAGAGAAATAGCCACAATAGTTGCGGAAGATTAA
- a CDS encoding alcohol dehydrogenase catalytic domain-containing protein produces the protein MDKGTVELRDTPVPRPDPDRDEILIRVKKAGICSTDFEVIEGMINFSGVLGHEFVGVVENDPSGGLEGKRVVGEINIPCWECSRCQKNQYKHCLNIETLGMRRRDGVFAEFLTLPRSNVHLVPKSITDNEAVFTEPLAAAVEIAEQYHLKPSEPITIIGDGRLGLVTARALWGMGYSIEVIGRHQDKLATLDLPGITAHLEADFPAEKHTDLPVVIEASGSTSGLEKALQLTAPRGKIIYKTTTAQSHEINLADLAIDEIQLLGSRCGPFAPALNLLARNDLHLEELITAEYSLDEAKLALKKAAQKSSLKVILKP, from the coding sequence GTGGATAAAGGGACCGTTGAACTAAGAGATACTCCTGTGCCACGGCCGGATCCCGACCGTGATGAAATTTTGATCAGGGTCAAAAAGGCTGGTATCTGCAGCACTGATTTCGAAGTTATAGAGGGAATGATAAATTTCAGCGGAGTTTTGGGTCATGAATTTGTAGGCGTGGTCGAAAATGATCCGTCCGGCGGTCTGGAAGGGAAAAGAGTGGTGGGAGAGATAAATATTCCCTGCTGGGAATGCTCCCGCTGCCAGAAAAATCAATACAAACACTGTCTTAACATCGAGACTCTGGGTATGCGCCGGCGCGATGGGGTTTTTGCCGAATTTTTGACACTCCCCCGCTCAAATGTTCACCTCGTCCCCAAAAGCATCACCGATAACGAAGCCGTCTTCACCGAGCCGCTGGCCGCCGCGGTGGAAATTGCCGAACAATATCATCTCAAACCATCGGAGCCGATAACTATCATCGGCGACGGCAGGCTGGGCCTGGTCACGGCCAGAGCGCTCTGGGGAATGGGTTATTCTATCGAAGTGATAGGCCGTCATCAGGATAAGCTGGCCACTCTCGATCTGCCTGGAATTACCGCTCACCTGGAAGCTGACTTCCCTGCCGAAAAACATACCGATCTTCCCGTCGTTATCGAGGCTTCCGGTAGTACCTCTGGTCTGGAAAAAGCCCTGCAGCTGACAGCTCCCCGCGGTAAAATAATATATAAAACCACCACCGCCCAAAGCCATGAGATCAACCTGGCTGATCTGGCCATAGATGAAATTCAGCTGCTGGGTTCGCGCTGCGGCCCCTTTGCCCCGGCCCTCAATCTGCTCGCAAGAAATGATCTGCATCTGGAAGAACTGATCACTGCCGAATACTCTCTCGACGAAGCTAAATTGGCCCTGAAGAAAGCAGCCCAAAAAAGCTCTCTCAAAGTCATATTGAAGCCATAA
- a CDS encoding inorganic phosphate transporter yields the protein MWYLLSGIYLGGTLGANDAANIFGTAVYTRVVKFQTAILLTTIFVILGAGLEGAGGMETYGRLADQTLLTAFISSLAAAVTVTGMTYLELPVSTSQAVVGSIIGGNILAGDVDFTPLIPIVAAWITTPIGAMIIAYLLYRIYGVFIEARINNMQRFEYFVRIGLIVAGIYGAYSLGANNVANVIGVYVEAGMFEPQIGGVIGGMAIGIGCAYSRGVMRTVGERITKLTPLTALITVLAHSITLYIYARIGIPVSSSQAIVGGVIGVGFVKGTNMLDWETTRNIFLAWILTPTIGLIAGILLHLSATTLVG from the coding sequence ATGTGGTATCTGCTTTCAGGAATCTATCTGGGAGGAACGCTGGGAGCCAATGACGCGGCCAATATTTTCGGGACGGCGGTTTACACGCGGGTGGTAAAGTTTCAGACAGCCATTTTGCTCACCACCATTTTCGTCATTCTGGGCGCCGGCCTGGAGGGTGCCGGCGGCATGGAAACCTACGGCCGTCTGGCCGATCAAACTCTTCTGACCGCCTTCATAAGCTCGCTGGCAGCAGCGGTGACGGTTACAGGAATGACCTATCTGGAACTGCCCGTATCTACCTCTCAGGCCGTGGTGGGATCGATTATCGGCGGCAATATACTGGCCGGCGACGTGGATTTTACCCCGCTCATTCCCATCGTGGCAGCCTGGATAACCACTCCCATCGGGGCCATGATCATCGCCTATCTTTTATATAGGATTTACGGAGTTTTTATAGAAGCGCGCATTAACAACATGCAGCGTTTTGAGTATTTTGTGAGAATCGGTTTAATAGTCGCTGGTATATACGGAGCTTACTCTCTGGGCGCCAATAATGTGGCCAACGTGATAGGAGTTTATGTCGAGGCCGGTATGTTCGAACCACAGATCGGCGGTGTGATCGGGGGAATGGCTATCGGCATCGGCTGCGCATACAGCCGGGGAGTGATGAGAACGGTGGGAGAGCGCATCACCAAATTGACCCCTCTAACCGCGCTGATAACAGTTTTGGCCCATTCGATTACCCTCTATATTTACGCTCGCATAGGCATTCCAGTGTCCTCGTCTCAGGCTATTGTCGGCGGCGTGATAGGAGTCGGATTTGTCAAAGGAACCAACATGCTCGACTGGGAGACCACCAGAAATATATTTCTGGCCTGGATATTAACTCCCACGATCGGGCTTATCGCAGGAATACTGCTGCATCTTTCTGCCACTACCCTGGTCGGCTGA